From a region of the Pectobacterium aquaticum genome:
- a CDS encoding metal ABC transporter permease, with amino-acid sequence MIDILLQPFSYNYMVKAIWVSAIVGGVCAFLSAYLMLKGWSLMGDALSHSVVPGVAGAYALGLPYAAGAFFTGMLAALAMTLIRHITRLREDAIIGFIFSTFFAVGLLIISLNPTSVNVQSIIFGNILGIADEDVLQVEIIIGVTFVILCLLWKDLLAVFFDENHARSIGLSPLKLKILFFTLLSACTVAALQTVGAILVIAMVITPGATAYLLTDRFGRLVVISIALGAITSAVGAYLSFFLDGATGGVIVTLQTVVFLLAFVFAPKHGLLASRRLRLRDQSGDAL; translated from the coding sequence ATGATCGATATCCTGTTGCAGCCATTCAGCTATAACTACATGGTCAAGGCGATCTGGGTCAGCGCGATTGTCGGCGGCGTGTGTGCTTTTCTTTCGGCGTACCTGATGCTGAAAGGCTGGTCGTTGATGGGCGATGCGCTCTCCCACTCTGTCGTCCCCGGTGTCGCAGGAGCCTATGCTCTGGGCCTGCCCTACGCGGCGGGTGCATTTTTTACCGGCATGCTCGCCGCACTGGCAATGACCCTGATTCGTCACATTACCCGATTGCGCGAAGATGCGATTATCGGCTTTATTTTCTCAACGTTTTTCGCTGTCGGCCTGCTGATTATTTCACTCAACCCGACATCGGTTAACGTGCAGTCCATCATTTTCGGCAATATTTTAGGCATCGCCGACGAAGATGTCCTGCAAGTTGAAATCATTATCGGCGTGACGTTCGTGATTCTCTGCCTGCTGTGGAAGGATCTGTTGGCCGTGTTCTTTGATGAGAACCATGCCCGCTCGATCGGTCTTTCCCCACTGAAGCTGAAAATTCTGTTCTTTACGCTGCTGAGTGCCTGTACGGTCGCGGCACTGCAAACTGTCGGCGCAATTTTGGTGATTGCGATGGTGATTACGCCCGGTGCCACCGCTTATCTGCTCACCGATCGATTTGGTCGTCTGGTTGTGATTTCTATTGCACTGGGTGCGATCACCAGCGCGGTTGGAGCGTACCTGAGTTTCTTCCTCGATGGCGCAACCGGTGGCGTGATTGTCACGTTGCAAACCGTCGTCTTCCTGTTGGCATTTGTCTTTGCACCCAAGCATGGGTTGCTGGCCTCGCGCCGCCTGCGGTTACGCGATCAATCAGGAGATGCATTATGA